In the genome of Bacteroidota bacterium, one region contains:
- a CDS encoding LysR family transcriptional regulator — MAINEKNGHHKVLLNYKVWLSSITGNGIVGDTEYRLLKHIANDKSLKAASDDLGISYRKAWGDLKKAEEFLGYQLLDRQRGGKNGGNSIVTDKALKLIEAYEALQQTFDDQVEAAFNEFKNKIK, encoded by the coding sequence ATGGCAATAAACGAAAAAAACGGGCATCATAAAGTCCTGCTGAATTATAAAGTGTGGCTATCATCTATCACCGGTAACGGGATAGTTGGCGATACCGAATATCGTTTACTTAAACATATCGCAAATGATAAATCGCTAAAAGCAGCTTCCGATGATTTGGGTATTAGCTACAGAAAAGCCTGGGGCGATTTGAAAAAAGCAGAGGAATTTTTGGGTTATCAATTATTGGATCGGCAGCGAGGCGGAAAAAATGGCGGAAATTCGATTGTAACTGATAAAGCTTTAAAATTAATTGAGGCTTATGAAGCTTTACAACAAACTTTTGATGATCAGGTTGAGGCTGCATTTAATG
- a CDS encoding pyrimidine/purine nucleoside phosphorylase, whose protein sequence is MFKTNEYFDGNVKSIAFETAEGPATIGVMSAGEYVFGTGTIEHMTVTSGEMTIQQPNETEWKTYKAFETFIVAKDVKFKVKVKGDTSYRCLYV, encoded by the coding sequence ATGTTTAAAACAAACGAATATTTCGACGGCAACGTTAAATCAATTGCTTTTGAAACAGCAGAAGGACCTGCAACCATTGGAGTTATGTCGGCCGGTGAATATGTTTTCGGCACCGGGACCATCGAGCACATGACCGTAACCTCAGGTGAGATGACTATTCAGCAGCCAAATGAAACTGAATGGAAAACTTACAAAGCTTTTGAAACTTTTATCGTTGCAAAAGATGTGAAGTTTAAAGTAAAAGTTAAGGGTGATACCAGTTATCGCTGTTTGTACGTTTAA